Proteins from a genomic interval of Rhodothermales bacterium:
- a CDS encoding tandem-95 repeat protein, whose amino-acid sequence MLVLGTASGQNTDILPPVLTSYSVDPSTADVLAGPVEVTITAGVSDSGTGVKLVTGLAVNPVFATQETCVGELTDGDEFDGTYECVLVLPEESALGVWVLTILLTDEADNFSLATGNVLTAFGAPSSITVIALIPAPTATPDSYSTPEDVQLVGSSVLANDQDATEAILASPPEHGTLALSADGTFTYDPDPEFSGSDLFRYVGKDDTRTTDTTDVSIDVVAVNDLPLAPDTSLAVQEDQTATLTFPSQDVEGESVSYRVTGQPSSGQASFAGAVFSYTPNADFEGQDEVRYVASDGVEDAPEARIAITVGGLNDGPAASVDAYTLDEDTALLVSAGEGVLANDTDVDGDALTAQLLDRPLFGALVLNPDGSFEYQPQPDFHGEDGFTYRATDANTESPAVSVRLIIAPVNDAPVASAAQASVAAGESVTLTLTASDVDGDALSYFVQAPGPQKGSLQLAGNLATYTATAGSSGEDVVAYRVFDGQLYSTPAEILITIGGVNQAPVTQADSYATREDQVLEVSAASGVLANDTDPDGQPLSTSLESRPSHGSLIIDADGGFQYTPAKDFHGQDSFTYVATDGNASVVGTVSVQVLPVNDPPHPGQVVAPGPGATLILSGDPSGAIEIRWARALDPEGDPVEYRWVVADDVLKVLFASPWLTSTSFETTVGELGAALTAGGIDRGSVVQGFQWLEVSDGEAETTSSPIEITLFRGAITGAESDSELPADLGVSVAPQPVSGIGRVALELPTAGAASVRVLDLLGRSVARIHDGYLAAGTHYLNLDLSSLGAGAYLLVFDAAERRLTKPILLIK is encoded by the coding sequence ATGCTGGTGCTGGGCACGGCTTCCGGGCAAAACACGGACATTCTGCCTCCGGTCCTGACCTCCTATTCGGTCGATCCGTCGACGGCCGATGTGCTGGCCGGTCCTGTCGAGGTTACGATCACCGCGGGCGTGTCGGACTCGGGCACCGGCGTGAAGTTGGTCACGGGCCTGGCAGTGAATCCGGTATTCGCCACACAGGAAACGTGCGTCGGTGAACTGACGGATGGAGACGAGTTCGATGGGACCTATGAGTGCGTGCTCGTCCTTCCAGAGGAATCCGCTCTCGGCGTCTGGGTACTCACGATTCTCCTGACCGACGAGGCAGACAATTTTTCTCTGGCCACGGGCAACGTGCTCACGGCGTTCGGGGCGCCTTCCTCCATTACGGTGATAGCGCTGATTCCGGCGCCCACCGCGACTCCCGACTCCTACTCCACGCCCGAGGATGTGCAGCTGGTGGGCAGCTCGGTCCTTGCCAACGACCAGGACGCGACCGAAGCCATTCTGGCATCGCCTCCGGAGCACGGCACACTCGCATTGTCGGCGGACGGCACCTTCACCTACGATCCGGACCCGGAATTTTCCGGGAGCGACCTCTTTCGCTACGTAGGCAAAGATGATACCCGCACTACCGACACCACCGACGTCTCGATCGATGTGGTTGCGGTAAATGACCTGCCCCTCGCCCCCGACACCTCCCTGGCCGTGCAGGAGGACCAGACGGCGACCCTGACCTTCCCCTCCCAGGATGTCGAGGGGGAGTCCGTTTCCTACCGGGTGACGGGACAGCCCTCCTCCGGGCAAGCCTCATTCGCCGGGGCGGTCTTTTCGTACACGCCGAACGCGGACTTCGAGGGCCAGGATGAAGTCCGCTACGTAGCGAGTGACGGAGTCGAAGACGCCCCCGAAGCCCGCATCGCAATCACAGTCGGTGGCTTGAACGATGGGCCCGCTGCCTCTGTCGACGCCTACACGCTGGATGAAGACACCGCTCTCCTCGTAAGCGCCGGCGAGGGTGTCCTGGCCAACGACACCGACGTGGATGGGGACGCCCTGACGGCCCAGCTGCTGGACAGACCACTATTCGGCGCCCTCGTTCTGAATCCGGATGGTTCGTTCGAGTACCAGCCCCAGCCCGACTTTCACGGCGAGGACGGGTTCACATATAGGGCCACTGACGCAAATACGGAGTCCCCGGCCGTCTCGGTGAGACTAATCATTGCCCCGGTCAATGATGCGCCTGTGGCCAGCGCTGCTCAGGCCTCGGTCGCCGCAGGAGAGTCTGTCACGCTTACACTGACGGCCTCGGACGTAGATGGAGACGCCCTGAGCTACTTCGTTCAGGCCCCCGGACCACAGAAGGGCTCACTTCAGTTGGCCGGAAACCTGGCTACCTACACGGCAACCGCGGGTAGCTCGGGCGAGGATGTTGTCGCCTACCGCGTGTTCGACGGTCAACTGTACAGCACTCCGGCCGAGATTCTCATAACCATCGGCGGCGTCAACCAGGCCCCGGTAACGCAGGCCGACTCGTACGCAACGCGCGAAGATCAGGTGCTGGAGGTCTCCGCAGCATCGGGGGTGCTGGCCAACGACACAGACCCTGACGGACAACCGCTATCAACGTCGCTGGAATCGCGTCCGTCACATGGCTCGCTGATTATCGATGCGGACGGCGGATTTCAGTACACGCCGGCAAAGGACTTCCATGGGCAGGACTCCTTCACCTACGTGGCCACGGATGGCAATGCGAGCGTTGTTGGAACCGTCTCGGTCCAGGTCTTGCCGGTGAACGACCCCCCGCATCCCGGACAGGTGGTGGCCCCAGGCCCGGGCGCGACGCTGATCCTGAGTGGAGATCCGAGCGGAGCAATCGAAATTCGCTGGGCCCGGGCTTTGGATCCGGAAGGCGACCCGGTCGAGTACCGCTGGGTGGTGGCTGACGACGTGCTTAAGGTGCTGTTCGCGTCCCCCTGGCTCACCAGCACATCGTTCGAAACCACGGTGGGAGAACTGGGCGCCGCGCTTACTGCCGGCGGAATCGACCGGGGAAGCGTAGTCCAGGGCTTCCAGTGGCTCGAAGTGTCGGACGGCGAGGCCGAGACGACATCCTCGCCGATTGAAATCACCCTGTTTCGCGGAGCAATCACGGGCGCCGAGTCCGACTCAGAGCTTCCTGCTGACCTGGGAGTGAGCGTCGCGCCGCAGCCGGTCTCGGGGATCGGCAGGGTGGCGCTGGAACTGCCGACCGCCGGCGCGGCGTCGGTGCGTGTTCTGGATCTCCTCGGGCGGTCGGTAGCCCGGATCCATGACGGCTATCTGGCGGCCGGTACCCACTACCTCAACCTGGATCTCTCCTCGCTCGGCGCGGGGGCTTACCTGCTGGTCTTCGACGCCGCCGAGCGCCGTCTGACCAAACCAATTCTGTTGATCAAGTAG